A portion of the Lolium rigidum isolate FL_2022 chromosome 1, APGP_CSIRO_Lrig_0.1, whole genome shotgun sequence genome contains these proteins:
- the LOC124671721 gene encoding protein trichome birefringence-like 1: MKGVWKQSGLAAMACTDAGAGAGRSRRSARLVVYAFAVAFAALTAYIALSSPAAPAASGVGEGRASWFDGVYASTAPYRSQVSTFFSSIFPTNSSTPSPEPSSRAGGGKASGSSEVSRDGDSTHAETGAGSSNSATAVGSDKRLGSGGGAPSSNASGAGALPAGTDTAAAKSGSKDGGEAPTDNSAPASGGAPISAADRNKENRTVSASSQAGDGGGSPTSSSAGDRTAAKAEEQSGGSSKQSGVEAPTGNTAAGNGSLVKADTKDSVGDGSKVKADSKVGSDNQTVSASAAPSSGSAGGNSTAAKADGPDAAGAASNGSAGSDTVAKADLNNESDARSGSGNDDATHKSAPSASPVKSNGGVQHDKANADVASTSNNQTESPAIAGEKYVGSSSKNQTPVASPVVKKQDQTKKETTVNKKETTPQSSAGSLKDHSSQMITSLKGNVSSTKQAGGASGNKKVDWIKEMAGCDMFHGNWVRDESYPLYPGGSCPHIDEPFDCHLNGRPDQAYEKLRWQPSECSIPRLNPTDMLERLRGKRLVFVGDSLNRNMWESLVCILRHSVKDKKKVFEASGRREFKTEGSYSFLFTDYNCSVEFFRSPFLVQEWETRVSNGNKKETLRLDVVEQSSPKYKEADFIIFNTGHWWTHEKTSLGKDYYQEGSHIYSELNVVDAFHKALVTWSKWIDANINPKKTTVMFRGYSASHFSGGQWNSGGSCDKETEPIKNEHYLSTYPPKMSILEDVIHKMRTPVVYLNITRLTDYRKDAHPSIYRKQHLTEEERRSPEIYQDCSHWCLPGVPDSWNELVYAQLLISQHQMLQQ; encoded by the exons ATGAAGGGCGTGTGGAAGCAGAGCGGCCTGGCGGCCATGGCGTGCACCGACGCCGGCGCCGGAGCGGGACGCTCCCGCCGCAGCGCGAGGCTCGTGGTGTACGCCTTCGCGGTGGCCTTCGCCGCATTGACGGCGTACATCGCACTGTCCTCGCCCGCGGCCCCCGCTGCCTCTGGCGTCGGCGAGGGAAGGGCCTCGTGGTTCGACGGCGTGTACGCCTCCACGGCGCCGTACCGCTCCCAGGTTTCGACCTTCTTCTCCTCCATCTTCCCCACCAACTCCTCCACCCCCTCGCCGGAGCCGTCGTCCCGCGCCGGAGGTGGCAAGGCCAGCGGATCGAGCGAGGTGAGTCGTGATGGGGATAGTACGCACGCGGAAACCGGAGCAGGGAGCAGTAATTCTGCTACTGCAGTTGGGTCTGATAAGCGGTTGGGAAGTGGAGGTGGTGCGCCCAGCAGCAATGCCAGCGGTGCGGGTGCACTGCCCGCCGGAACTGATACCGCCGCCGCGAAGAGCGGCAGCAAAGACGGCGGGGAGGCTCCGACGGATAATTCTGCCCCTGCAAGTGGCGGTGCGCCGATTAGTGCGGCAGATCGGAATAAAGAAAACAGAACAGTTAGTGCTAGCAGTCAGGCAGGGGATGGAGGTGGATCCCCAACTAGTAGTTCTGCCGGAGACAGAACCGCGGCGAAGGCCGAGGAGCAGAGCGGTGGATCCAGTAAGCAGTCCGGAGTTGAAGCTCCGACTGGTAATACTGCCGCCGGAAATGGCAGCCTGGTGAAAGCAGACACCAAGGATTCAGTTGGAGACGGCAGCAAGGTGAAGGCCGACTCCAAAGTTGGGTCTGATAACCAGACAGTGAGTGCAAGTGCTGCTCCGAGCAGTGGTTCCGCTGGTGGAAACAGCACTGCGGCGAAGGCTGATGGACCGGATGCAGCTGGTGCCGCAAGCAATGGTTCTGCCGGAAGTGACACGGTTGCAAAGGCTGATTTGAACAATGAGTCTGATGCTCGGTCAGGGAGTGGAAACGACGATGCAACCCATAAATCAGCACCAAGTGCCAGTCCAGTGAAGAGCAATGGCGGAGTTCAGCACGATAAAGCGAATGCAGATGTGGCTTCAACTAGTAATAATCAGACTGAAAGTCCAGCGATTGCAGGTGAGAAATATGTTGGTTCTTCAAGCAAGAACCAAACCCCCGTAGCATCACCAGTTGTGAAGAAACAGGACCAGACTAAGAAGGAAACAACTGTGAATAAGAAGGAAACAACTCCACAGAGTAGTGCAGGCTCATTGAAAGATCATTCATCCCAAATGATCACCTCATTGAAGGGGAATGTGTCATCAACTAAACAAGCGGGTGGTGCGAGTGGAAATAAGAAGGTTGACTGGATAAAGGAGATGGCTGGCTGTGATATGTTCCATGGGAATTGGGTTCGGGATGAATCGTACCCTCTCTATCCTGGGGGATCATGTCCTCATATCGATGAACCCTTTGACTGCCATCTCAATGGCCGGCCAGATCAAGCGTACGAAAAGCTCCGATGGCAACCCAGCGAATGCAGCATCCCAAG ATTAAATCCGACTGATATGCTGGAGAGGCTGAGGGGGAAACGTCTAGTTTTTGTTGGCGATTCACTCAATAGGAACATGTGGGAATCCCTGGTTTGCATCTTGAGGCACTCTGTCAAGGACAAGAAAAAAGTTTTTGAGGCATCTGGTAGGCGTGAGTTTAAGACTGAGGGCTCATACTCATTCCTGTTCACG GACTATAACTGCAGTGTGGAATTCTTCCGCTCCCCTTTCCTAGTCCAAGAATGGGAGACACGAGTTAGCaacggaaataaaaaagaaactctTAGGCTTGACGTTGTCGAGCAATCGTCACCAAAGTACAAGGAGGCAGACTTTATCATTTTCAACACCGGACATTGGTGGACACATGAAAAAACTTCCCTAGG GAAGGACTATTACCAGGAAGGTAGTCACATTTACAGTGAGTTAAATGTTGTGGATGCCTTTCATAAAGCTCTTGTAACATGGTCCAAGTGGATCGATGCCAATATAAATCCTAAGAAAACCACTGTAATGTTCAGAGGCTACTCAGCATCTCATTTCAG CGGAGGGCAATGGAATTCAGGTGGCAGCTGTGACAAGGAGACCGAGCCAATTAAAAATGAACATTACCTTTCAACCTACCCACCAAAGATGAGCATTCTGGAGGATGTGATCCACAAGATGAGGACTCCGGTTGTTTACTTGAACATAACGAGATTGACCGACTATAGAAAGGATGCACACCCTTCAATCTACCGCAAGCAGCacctgaccgaggaggagaggagatcgCCTGAGATATACCAGGACTGCAGCCACTGGTGTCTACCCGGAGTACCAGATTCCTGGAACGAGCTGGTTTACGCCCAACTTTTGATCAGTCAGCATCAGATGCTCCAACAATAA